The Flammeovirga pectinis genomic interval ATTCGTCTCCATTAAGACCATGAAATTCTGATAAATTAGAAAAGAACAATGCCTTTGAAAAAATGAACTTAGAAGTCTCAGTAAAATCCATAGATTCAACTCCTCTCAAAAGGTCTCTAAGTTCTGCTTCTTTATCTTGTTCCAACCTTCCGTATGCATTTTCAAGTTTTTCTGGAAAATGAACTTTTAAAATCCATGCAGCTAACTCACATAATAATTTTTCACCATCAAAAAGATAACCTACTAAAATATCTGGATTACAATTTTCTGGATGGTCAGATAGAGCATACAAAGCAGCCGCACGTGCCCAAGCTGATAGCCAATTGGGATCTCTAGTGACTAACCTTTGCAATACATATTCACTAGAATATGTTTCTCTATAAAATAATTCTCTTAACTTTTTTACTCGTTCTTCTGGTAAGATATCTTCGAAGAGTGGTAGAACGTAACTTTTCACATCTTCATCAATTAAAACATCCAAGAGTTCTACAGCATAGCCAATACTATCTGCAGTCCCTAACTCGTGGTTTTTACGAATAAGTTGTAGTGAACCCCTATCGTAAAGCATATCTAAGAGCAAAAACATTTGATCATAATTATGAATAATTTCAGTCTGTAAAGCGCGTTGAACTAAAACTGTAAATTTATTATCATCAATTTCTAACGAAGCTGCTATGTTCCAATAGCAATTGTTTGCTTCTCTTTTTAATGCTTCTTTTAAGAACAAGATTGAGTACTCTTCTTCTGCATTCCAACCTAAAGAACTTAACAATGACAAGGCCTCGTAAGATATTCTTCTCTCAGGGTATGTAATTTTATCGGCTAATAGTTGAACAGATTCTTCACTACCAATTTTAGCATATGCTTGTAAAATCAGTCTTTTTGTTTTCTGTACTTGACCATTTTTGTGAAAAGCTGTTTCCAAGATTTTAGCACCAGACTCTCCTATTGCAACAATTGCAGAAAGTGCAACTCTTTCATCTCCTTTAATAGCTAAACGTTCTACTAAAGCAGGAATTAATATTGAAATTTTATGAAAACCTACTAATGCCATTGCCTCAATTCTAACTTCAAAATTATAGTCACGAATTAGCTTTGAAATGGTATTCTCAAGATTATCATTGTAATGATTAAACATTAATCTTGCAGACATTATTCTATCAGCAGGCACAGACGAACTAGCTAATTCTATAATGTTATTGTCATTTGCTTCTAAAACAACTTCTGCTTTTAGTTCTTCAGACAACGCAGAGGCTACCATCACTAAATTATCATCTTCAAAAGATCCTTTAGAAAACTGATCTAACGCATGTGTGCTCTCATAAATTCTGTAATCTTTAATTTTAGCTAGGGCTATTCTTTTATTCACAAACCTAAAAAGATTATCTTCTTGTGAAAGGATTTCTCTAAATAAGAATACATCAAGTCTTTCTATCAATTTAAATAATAATGGTGATAGTTTTGTAGAGACACTATTCCATCTTGTTTGTAATAAGTTTTGAATTTTATTATTCTTAAATCTTGCTCCTATCCCTTCATCATATTCACTTTCTGTAGAATTTGCAGATAATAAATTTTTAAGAGATATTCTATATTCATGGTACATCTTAAAGGTTACAAAAACCCAAACTCCTACAATTGCAAAAATCATGAAGTTGTTGTAAAGAATATTATATCCGTTAATTTTTGATATGCCTATCATTAATATACCTGCACATAAAGTAGAAAATTGTGCAACAGTACCTTCTACTAAAGTTTGTGCTTCGTAACGAATACTTGCCGGCAAGGGAAAAAAGAAGATTTTAACGGTAGGATTTTCCAAGGAATCTCTCAATGCGTCTGTAACTAACTTTGACATTGAAATTATAAGAAAAAACATTAGAAATGCATCCGATGATTTATCGTGACCGAATAATGATCCAATTACTAGATCTATTATACTAAAAAATACCAATATACCTGGTAGTAACATCAAAGAATATTGCAACCCATAGACTTCTAAAATTTTATCATTTAAAAATGTCTGAACTAAGAATGATACAATGATTACAAAAGCTTCAAAAAAGGCAATAAAGTTTGCTAGTTCATTTTCTTGCTGAAAATATTTTGGTGTTACAGTAACAAAAGAATAATCTACAAAGGCAGCAGAAAAGGTTGAGCACATTACAAAAATACTAATCATAAAAAAGTATTTTTTATAATCTCTAAGTTTCACTCTACCCTCTTTCTTACTAGTTTCTTTATCTACAGTTACAGCTTCTGCTGCATGCATTTTAAACTTTCTTAGAATATATACTATAGATATGAAACATCCCAAATAGGCAACAGTACCCACCATTGCTAAATATGATAGTGATGGTAACACTTGCTGAATAAAAGGAACTGAAAAGAATGCTAGAATGGTCGCTACAGCTTGTCCGGTATCTATACCTCCAGATAATCGTTTACTTTGCGTAAAGTTAAATAGACGACCGAATGCTCCCCAAAAAATTAAAAGTGAAATTGAAACTATCGGTCCTAACGTTGCAAAACCTATAAATACAACCCAAGGGTGATTCTCTTTGGCTATTAAAAAAAAGGTTATTACTCCAATCATTAATAAGATTATGATTGATGTATAATAGGTCAACTTTCGGAAACCAATAATATTTTGTAATCTCGAAAAGACTATTGTAAAAAGAATACCTAGAATACCTTGAGTAATTAATGCCAACGGGAAATCTGATTCATTTCCAAACTTTGAAATAAATAAAGTATTTATTGCAACACTATAGCTTGCCATAAATATACCTGTAAAGAACCCTAGTGTTAATAAAGCAGCAATTCTAGACCATTCAGAGGATAATCCCCCTACCATATTGAGTAATAGCCTTTTCATGAATATGAAGTTCTATTTAAATGTGAAAATAGTTTATTTTAAGTTATTTGAATATAACTAAAAATCATACCTAATCTATTTCTTACCCACAAAATATCTATAAGAACCAATTATTAAGAATAATGAACTGGGTTTTCCGAACTTTTTAAAGCATATGAAAATGTAAAATTATCACTATCAAATTCTACTCTTCCTTCAGAGATTTTAAAATTAGTTAGTCAAAGATTCTAGTTAATGAAAAAGTAATTATTAAATCATTTACTTCTAATTCCATTAAAAAAGCAAAAAGTCCTTCATCGTAAATGATGAAGGACTTTCTATTTATATCAATACTACTTAGTAAGAAGAATTTCTTCCAGAAGCAGTAATTAATCCATTTAACTTCGAATTAAAGCTTTTCAACTTCATCAATTCTTCACAAGATAAATGCATTCTGTATCTCCAATAATGGTGTTTGATTGCAGGAATATTGATACGCTCATCTTCTGCACTTTCTCTACGAACTTCTCCATCAATTGCTAATAAATCTTGAAGCGGGAAGATTGTCCACATAGAATCTGCATATAAATGCTGCTGTAAGATCTGCTCTGCAATCCAAGGCTCACAATCTTGAGGTGCTTCACCCCAATTACCGAGAATTTCATTATAGAAACGTTGTGTTTCTTCACGATCTTCAGTCCACCAACCTCTAACAGTCGACATATCATGAGAAGAAGGAGACGCAACAGATTCGTAAGGATAATTACCTGGGTGGCCAAATGAAATTGTTGGATCTTTTGGCATTCTTTGAATTTCTAAACTTAGAATTTCCAATTCTGTCATTATTCCTGGTACACAATCTGGGACCATTCCTAAATCTTCACCACAGATTAGCATATTTGTTGCTTCTTTAATTGCAGGAAGTTTTTCCATAGCCTGTGCAGACCATAAATCTTCTTGACGTTTAAAGAAATAATCTACATATAATTCCCAGAAGTGGTATTTAGCACCAGCATCAAGTTCATTAAATGTTCTTGATTTGTCCATTGTTACTCTAGGAGCATAATGCAAACCATCTGTATACCCTAAAGCAGGAATTAATAATACTTCATTATGAAGACTATATAAGCTCTCTCTTATTGCCTCAAGTCTAGCAACATCAGCATCTTTTTTAGCTAAAAGCTTTGCAAAGTGTGCTTGAATTTTTACTTGAGAATCAAATTTCTTTTTGAAGTTATATGCTCCATCCCATTTTTGATCAAAATACTCGTGCTTTACAGCATCTGTATCATCACCAAACATTTGACCTAAGAAATGCTCTCTAATATAAGGTTTACAGAATCTATCAAAATCAAATCCGACACCTCTATTTTCTAATTCAGAAACGTGTAATGGTAAAGCAGGTCTAAATTGACCTAATAAACCTTGAACAGAATCGATAGGAATCTCCCAAATTCTAAAGAATCCTAAGATATGGTCAATTCTAAATGTTTGGAAGTATTGTGAAAGATGAGTCATACGGCTTTTCCACCATCCATAATCATCCTTTTTCATTGTCTCCCAATCGTATGTAGGGAAACCCCAGTTTTGTCCATTTACCGCAAAATCATCTGGAGGAGCACCTGCCTGACCATTCATATTGTATAAATGAGGAGCAGTCCATGCATCTGCAGAGAATCTGTAAATACCAATTGGAATATCACCTTTTAAAACAACATTTTGAGATTGTGCATATTCAGATGCTTCTAATAACTGAGCATGTAAATGATATTGTACAAATACATAGAAGTTAACATCATCTTTTACTTTAGAAGCTGCAGCAAATAATTTATTTACTTTCCTAGCATCATAAGTAGCAAAATCTTCAAATTTTGTAAAATCTGGCGTCTTATATTTATCTCTTAAATAACAAAAAGCAGCATATGGTAATAACCAATCATTTTGCTCTTTAAGAAATGCTTTAACTTTAGCACCTTTTAAGAATGAGGCTTTTTTCTCAGACCAAATCTCTTTTAGGTAGTCCATTTTTGCATTCATTACTGCTTCATAATCCACAGTATCAAGTGCATTCAACTTCTGCTTAAGCGTATTAAGCTTTGTCATCTTCTTTTTATCTTTCAACGATCCTACCGCTTCAAGATTAATGTAAAGAGGATGTAAAGCATATACAGATACAGAAGCATATGGGTAAGAATCTACCCAAGTATAAGTTGCCATTGTATCGTTAACTGGAAGAATTTGAACAAGTCGCATTCCTGTTTCTTTAGACCAATCTACAAGTCCCTTAATATCAAGAAACTCTCCTACGCCTAACCCTTGTTCCGATCTTAAAGAGAATACAGGTAATGCAACACCCATACCTCTCCAGTTTTGTTTATTATATTCAAATCTATGATCCGAGAATTTCACCAATAAAGTTGGGTCATTTTCTTGAATATCATACATATGATCAAAACCACCTTCTAGTTCTACTAAACTTTTATCTTTTGTAGATACTAAAACGTATTTATATTTTAATTTATGATGGCTCTTTTTAATTGAAGTAGTCACACTCCATAAGTCATTTTCTTCATCATATGCCATTGGAAGAGCTGCATTAATATCCCACTCTCCTAATTCTTTAGTAGAACCAACAACCTTAACTACATAGTCTGGGTTAATTCTAGGCACATTTACATTGAATGAAAAATCTCCATCCTTTGCTGATAATTTTGGTGCTTTAACTTTTGGTGCTTTCGTCTGAAGAATAACATCAAAAGCAGCAGTATCAAATGCATTTTCAGTTTCATGGAAAGGATTCCATGCATCTTGAAATGCTAATTTTTTATATTTTTTTGAATCTAAAGAAACTACTCTCGGAGCTCCAGCTTCTTTATACTTAATACCGTTAGACTTATCTTTGAGTATATAATTATAGGTAAATGATTTTGCTCTAGTTTTACTTAAATCTACCTCAGCAATCCATATACCTCCTCCAAGGTAAGCCATCTCAACCGCTTCATTATCGTTTCCTTTACCTAATGCAGGTAATGAACCAACAATACAAAGTTGTTGACCAAATTGAGTATCATAATGTATTTTGAAAGTCGCTTTCATTCAGACAATATTTTATATAATTCTTTAAATTTTTATCAAAGACTGTGATCTTCGAAATACTAAAATAGCATATTGTTTTAGGTATATAAAAGAGATTGCTTATCTATTTTAATTTTTTTTTTTCGCAACGGTTTGCGTTACGGGATGCATGATAAAAATCATTAAACTATTCATTAGAATAGTCTCATTATTAGCACTTTTCGTAATTTTAAAGAAAATTATTAAGCGTAAAAAAGCCACTAAATATTTTATACTTAGTGGCTTTTTATATTAAAAGATCTTTTTATTTCTTGATAATTTTAAAGGTCTTCTGATATTTCCCTACATTCACCTTTACAATATACAACCCTCCTTTTATTGAGTTTGGCATCATAAAAGATGTCAAGAAATTACCACTTGTAGATGTTATCAGGTACTCGTTTTTAATTTCTTTTCCTTTAATATCAAATACTTGGTAAGTAATTTTTTGATCTTCAGAAATTCCTTCAAAATAGACTTTACTTAATTCTCCATTCTCTACAAAGGTAGGATACACTGAAACATTCAATTCTCCTTCATTTAAAGATGTTACAATTCCGTAATAGGCTACCGTTCCATCAAAATCGTACTGAGCCAATCTATAATATTTACTTTGTGATATATCTAAATATTCATAATCTAATTTCACATCACTATTTCCAGCTGCAGCTAAAGAATTAATGACTTGCCAATTTCTTTTATCATCAGATACTTCTATATCAAACCTCTCACTATTTTGTTCTGAAGCGGTTGTCCACTCTAAAAGAAAACCGTTTAATGTTTTTGTTCCTGTGAAAGAGATTAAGTTTACTGGGAGGTCTGGGGTAACAGTTGGTGAATAAGTTTTATCTAATGGGTTATTAATTGCTTCGCAAGTACCATATGTAGCACACGTATTTAGAACGGGATCCCCACTATTTGCTTCACATCTATTACCTTCTCCTTCGTAATCAATTATAATACCTCCATCTGATCCATCAGGGATTTCTATAGTTATTGTCTTTGAACAAGGTACATCGATTCCTTCATGTACAACCATTGTACCATCTAAATACCAATTTCCTCCACTTCCATCGTTAGTCAAAGACGATACTTGTCCAATTACTTCAAGTAACCCATTACTAACAATATTTATATCCAATACATCTGCTATTAAGTCACCTTCTAATTTTGCATTACCTGTTGAACTTATATTTAAAGTAGAACCTGACCCACCTTGATCAAAATCAGATTCACCCTTAACATATAAATCACCATCAAGATTAATTGTCCCTGCACCGAAATCTAAACCACCTAAAATATTTAATTCCCCAGTAGAATTAATATCTAATGTGATGTTATTGTTTAAAAATGCTGATCCAGAAATATTAACACTCCCAGAAATATCAACCTCAGCAGAAGATGAAATTATTAAACTCTCTGCATTGAATATTCCATTTTCACAAACTGTTAAATCTAGTGCGTTACTTGCAGTTAAAGTAGCATTTAAATTTAATTCACCACAAATTGTTAAAGATGTTGAATTAGTATTTATTGTTAAATCATCTTCAATTGTAACTTGTGCTCCTTCTTCTATTGTAATTGAACTCTTTGCATCTACAGAAAAATTTGTAACATTCACTACCCCACCATTTGATATAGTAAGTATTGATATCTCATTATTTGAGTCAAAGCTTAAATTTGGGTATGAAGATGCTAAATCAAAACCTATTTCTATCGTATAACCACCCCAACCATTGTCGGCATTACCGTATTCAATAGTCGAATTATCTGGAGGTACGTTGCCACCTTCCCAATTTGAAGGAGTTTCCCAATCAGCAAGTGTTGCAAAGATAATATTTCTTGAAGGTCTATATGTCTGACCAAAAGAACTTATTGAGTAAAAAATCAATCCTATACAGAGTATCCTCCATAAAGCATTTGTATTGATTGTTAGAGCCTTCATTTAATTATTTAGCTGATAATATTATTGCACTGAGATTATTTATTTTTGAAATATAAAAAGATTAGCAGCTTTTAACAACAAAAAAACTCCCTAATAACCATTTGATTATTAGAGAGTTTAATTTTGTATACATACAACACTACTCACAAGACAACCCTCTTTAATCTCATTGCATTTGTTATTACAGATACCGAACTAAAACTCATTGCTAATGTGGCTAACATCGGTGATAATAGAATTCCAAAAAATGGAAATAAGATACCAGCTGCAATAGGAACACCAAGCACATTATAAAAGAACGCAAAAACTAAATTTTCTTTAATGTTCTTCATCACTTTAGTACTAAGCGTAAATGCTTTTAATAAATTTGATAAATCACCTTTTAATAAAGTAATTTCTGCACTTTCTATCGCAACGTCAGTGCCGTTACCCATTGCTATACCAATATCAGCTTTTGTTAAAGCAGGTGCGTCATTAATGCCATCCCCTGCCATAGCCACTTTAAATCCTTTGGATTGATACTTTTCGACAAATTTCAATTTATCTTCTGGTAAACATTCGGCTTTAAAGGTAGTGATACCTACTTGATCGGCTACATAAGTAGCTGTTTCTACATTATCTCCTGTTAGCATAATCACTTCAATGTTTTTCTTTTGAAGTGACTCTATAGCTTCTTTACTTTCCTTTTTAATTTGATCTGCTAAGGCAATAGCACCAATAACTTTATTATTATTGCTGACATAAACAGTAGTTATATTTTTCTTAAACTCTTTCTGAACTTTACTTTTGATAGTGAACACATCAGCTTCACCCTCCATCATTTTAAGATTTCCAATTTTAACATTTCGATCTTTAATCACTCCATTAGAACCTTTACCAATTTCATAAGAAAAATTAGTAGATTCTAGTAAGCTCAAACCTTTATTCTTGGCTTCTAAAACTATGGCCTTTGCAATTGGATGATCACTATTTTTATCTAACGAGGCTGCTAAACACAAAACATCATTAACAGTATAATTACCTGAAGCAATAACCTGATAAACAGTTGGTTTCCCTTCTGTAATAGTACCCGTTTTATCAATCATCAAAACATTTACATCCCCTAAACCTTGGAGGGCTTCTGCATTTTTAATTAATATACCATTCTGTGCACCTTTTCCTGTTCCTACCATAATTGACATTGGAGTTGCCAATCCTAAAGCACAAGGACAAGCTATTAATAACACTGCAACTGCATTTACCAAAGCATAAGTTGCGGCATCTTCGCCATTATATAAAAATAGCCAAAGTAAAAATGTAATAATAGATACACTTACAACAATTGGTACAAAATATTTTGCTATTTGATCTGCTAATTTTTGTATTGGAGCTCTAGATCGGCTAGCATCATTCACCATTTCAATAATTTTTGACAATAATGTCTCTTTACCTACTTTAGTTGCTAGCATCAGAAAACTTCCATTGGTATTAATTGTACCACTAGTTACTTTGTCACCTTTTTTCACTTCAACTGGAATCGGTTCCCCAGTTATCATTGCTGTATCAATAGTACCATGCCCGTCTATTAAAACACCATCTACTACAACCTTTTCTCCTGGTTTAATTCTAATTACATCATCTACTTTTATATGCTCAGCTGCTACTATAATTTCTTTATTCTCTTTTACAATTGTAGCTGTAGATGGTGTCCAATTAAGTAATGCTTTTAATGCTGAATTTGTCTGAGAATGTGCTCTTAATTCCATTAGCTGTCCTACCATTACTAATAATAAGATTACACAAGTTGCTTCAAAATAGACATCTACGGCACCATTTTGTTTAAATTGACCTGGAAATACATTGGGGAAGAATAAAGCAAAAGTACTAAAAACAAAAGCTACTGTTGTTCCTATCCCTATTAATGTCCACATATTAAAATTTCTTGATACAATTGATGACCAAGCTCTTTTAAGAAAAACCCACCCAGTATAGAAAACCATTGGAATGGTTAATACAAACTCTATTGCATTCCATGATGTTTGAGACATTAACCCTAACATTTCATGATGTAAAGCAGGAAATAGATGTCCTGCCATTGCTATAAATGCAACTGGAATAGTAAAGAAAAGACTTAACTTAAAACGTTTTGTCATATCCGTTAAAGCCTCATTTTGTTCTTCTTTATCTTGTTCCGTTATTATGGGTTCTAATGGCATTCCACAAATTGGGCAATCGCCAGGTGTATCATATTCAATATCTGGATGCATTGAACAGGCGTATTTAACTGGTGTTTTTGCCTCTGGAATTTTCTCTAGAGGCATACCACAAATAGAACAATCACCCATTTGATCGTGTAGCAAATCACCTTCACATTGCATTGGGCAATAGTACTTACCCGCATTATCGGCTGTTACTTCAGGTTTATCATATTCAATTTCAGGAATATCGTGTAGTATTTTATCGGCATAATCTTTAGCATCAACCTCCTTTGCAGAAAGTTGTTCTTTCACCAAATACCCTTTTTCACTAATAATTTTATTTATACATTTCTGGCAAGCCCCTTCGGTTACTACCCTCAGAATATGCCCATCTTTTATTTCCCAATCTATAACTCTTGGATCTGCATCCAATAAAGGTTGCACTTTAGCTTCACAAGCTTTGCAACCTAATGTTGTATCTAAAACTAATTCTTTCATAATTCTATTGAATTGTTTGTTGATACAAATAACAACATTAAAGTTGGTTTTTAATGTATACTATTATAGTTGAAATGTATATTTTTATTGAATATATGGAAGTGGTATAGTCTTCTTATTTTATTACAAAACGCATTGTTTTCGCTTCCTTACCATATCTAATCGTAATAA includes:
- a CDS encoding T9SS type A sorting domain-containing protein, encoding MKALTINTNALWRILCIGLIFYSISSFGQTYRPSRNIIFATLADWETPSNWEGGNVPPDNSTIEYGNADNGWGGYTIEIGFDLASSYPNLSFDSNNEISILTISNGGVVNVTNFSVDAKSSITIEEGAQVTIEDDLTINTNSTSLTICGELNLNATLTASNALDLTVCENGIFNAESLIISSSAEVDISGSVNISGSAFLNNNITLDINSTGELNILGGLDFGAGTINLDGDLYVKGESDFDQGGSGSTLNISSTGNAKLEGDLIADVLDINIVSNGLLEVIGQVSSLTNDGSGGNWYLDGTMVVHEGIDVPCSKTITIEIPDGSDGGIIIDYEGEGNRCEANSGDPVLNTCATYGTCEAINNPLDKTYSPTVTPDLPVNLISFTGTKTLNGFLLEWTTASEQNSERFDIEVSDDKRNWQVINSLAAAGNSDVKLDYEYLDISQSKYYRLAQYDFDGTVAYYGIVTSLNEGELNVSVYPTFVENGELSKVYFEGISEDQKITYQVFDIKGKEIKNEYLITSTSGNFLTSFMMPNSIKGGLYIVKVNVGKYQKTFKIIKK
- a CDS encoding copper-transporting P-type ATPase is translated as MKELVLDTTLGCKACEAKVQPLLDADPRVIDWEIKDGHILRVVTEGACQKCINKIISEKGYLVKEQLSAKEVDAKDYADKILHDIPEIEYDKPEVTADNAGKYYCPMQCEGDLLHDQMGDCSICGMPLEKIPEAKTPVKYACSMHPDIEYDTPGDCPICGMPLEPIITEQDKEEQNEALTDMTKRFKLSLFFTIPVAFIAMAGHLFPALHHEMLGLMSQTSWNAIEFVLTIPMVFYTGWVFLKRAWSSIVSRNFNMWTLIGIGTTVAFVFSTFALFFPNVFPGQFKQNGAVDVYFEATCVILLLVMVGQLMELRAHSQTNSALKALLNWTPSTATIVKENKEIIVAAEHIKVDDVIRIKPGEKVVVDGVLIDGHGTIDTAMITGEPIPVEVKKGDKVTSGTINTNGSFLMLATKVGKETLLSKIIEMVNDASRSRAPIQKLADQIAKYFVPIVVSVSIITFLLWLFLYNGEDAATYALVNAVAVLLIACPCALGLATPMSIMVGTGKGAQNGILIKNAEALQGLGDVNVLMIDKTGTITEGKPTVYQVIASGNYTVNDVLCLAASLDKNSDHPIAKAIVLEAKNKGLSLLESTNFSYEIGKGSNGVIKDRNVKIGNLKMMEGEADVFTIKSKVQKEFKKNITTVYVSNNNKVIGAIALADQIKKESKEAIESLQKKNIEVIMLTGDNVETATYVADQVGITTFKAECLPEDKLKFVEKYQSKGFKVAMAGDGINDAPALTKADIGIAMGNGTDVAIESAEITLLKGDLSNLLKAFTLSTKVMKNIKENLVFAFFYNVLGVPIAAGILFPFFGILLSPMLATLAMSFSSVSVITNAMRLKRVVL
- a CDS encoding 4-alpha-glucanotransferase, whose product is MKATFKIHYDTQFGQQLCIVGSLPALGKGNDNEAVEMAYLGGGIWIAEVDLSKTRAKSFTYNYILKDKSNGIKYKEAGAPRVVSLDSKKYKKLAFQDAWNPFHETENAFDTAAFDVILQTKAPKVKAPKLSAKDGDFSFNVNVPRINPDYVVKVVGSTKELGEWDINAALPMAYDEENDLWSVTTSIKKSHHKLKYKYVLVSTKDKSLVELEGGFDHMYDIQENDPTLLVKFSDHRFEYNKQNWRGMGVALPVFSLRSEQGLGVGEFLDIKGLVDWSKETGMRLVQILPVNDTMATYTWVDSYPYASVSVYALHPLYINLEAVGSLKDKKKMTKLNTLKQKLNALDTVDYEAVMNAKMDYLKEIWSEKKASFLKGAKVKAFLKEQNDWLLPYAAFCYLRDKYKTPDFTKFEDFATYDARKVNKLFAAASKVKDDVNFYVFVQYHLHAQLLEASEYAQSQNVVLKGDIPIGIYRFSADAWTAPHLYNMNGQAGAPPDDFAVNGQNWGFPTYDWETMKKDDYGWWKSRMTHLSQYFQTFRIDHILGFFRIWEIPIDSVQGLLGQFRPALPLHVSELENRGVGFDFDRFCKPYIREHFLGQMFGDDTDAVKHEYFDQKWDGAYNFKKKFDSQVKIQAHFAKLLAKKDADVARLEAIRESLYSLHNEVLLIPALGYTDGLHYAPRVTMDKSRTFNELDAGAKYHFWELYVDYFFKRQEDLWSAQAMEKLPAIKEATNMLICGEDLGMVPDCVPGIMTELEILSLEIQRMPKDPTISFGHPGNYPYESVASPSSHDMSTVRGWWTEDREETQRFYNEILGNWGEAPQDCEPWIAEQILQQHLYADSMWTIFPLQDLLAIDGEVRRESAEDERINIPAIKHHYWRYRMHLSCEELMKLKSFNSKLNGLITASGRNSSY